A genome region from Ottowia testudinis includes the following:
- the mutM gene encoding bifunctional DNA-formamidopyrimidine glycosylase/DNA-(apurinic or apyrimidinic site) lyase, which produces MPELPEVEVTRRSFAHRILGARIVASEPGLPLRWPLGRAADELVGQTVRAVDRRGKYLLLMLDEGVLLVHLGMSGSLAFRPDLPPPGKHDHFDLVTTQGTLRLHDPRRFGAVVWSPALDADPARKLLSTLGMEPLGEQFDPAAFYAGLRRRRAPIKQVLLAGDVVVGVGNIYASEALFTAGIRPTTRADRLSRARSDRLHAAVRQVLARAVERGGSTLRDFSSAVGESGHFQLEAAVYGRGGQPCVVCATPLRQIRQGQRSTFFCPVCQRA; this is translated from the coding sequence ATGCCGGAGCTGCCTGAAGTCGAAGTCACCCGGCGCAGTTTTGCCCACCGCATCCTGGGCGCGCGGATCGTGGCGTCAGAGCCGGGTTTGCCGCTGCGCTGGCCGCTCGGGCGCGCTGCCGATGAACTGGTCGGTCAGACCGTGCGCGCTGTGGATCGGCGCGGTAAATATTTGCTGCTCATGTTGGACGAAGGCGTGCTGCTGGTGCATTTGGGCATGTCGGGTAGCCTAGCTTTCAGGCCCGACCTGCCGCCGCCGGGCAAGCACGACCACTTCGACCTGGTCACGACGCAGGGCACCCTGCGGCTGCACGACCCACGCCGTTTTGGCGCCGTGGTGTGGTCGCCGGCGCTGGACGCCGATCCAGCGCGAAAGCTGCTGTCCACGCTCGGCATGGAGCCGCTGGGCGAGCAGTTCGATCCGGCTGCCTTTTACGCCGGCTTGCGGCGCCGCCGCGCGCCCATCAAACAGGTGTTGCTGGCGGGCGACGTGGTGGTGGGCGTGGGCAACATCTATGCGTCCGAGGCGTTGTTCACCGCCGGCATCCGTCCCACCACGCGCGCCGACCGCCTGTCGCGCGCGCGGTCGGACAGGCTGCACGCGGCCGTGCGGCAGGTGCTGGCGCGAGCGGTCGAGCGTGGGGGCAGCACGCTGCGCGACTTCTCCAGCGCGGTGGGCGAAAGCGGCCATTTCCAGCTCGAAGCCGCCGTGTATGGCCGCGGTGGGCAGCCCTGTGTGGTGTGCGCTACACCTCTGCGGCAAATTCGGCAGGGGCAGCGTTCTACCTTCTTCTGCCCGGTCTGCCAAAGGGCATAA
- a CDS encoding dynamin family protein has product MAVAGFNEQFDKHGAWRREVGLRLKVLADWLREQQLLDDGADESLQRLIEQLRSDKVMVAFVAEFSRGKSELINAVFFAGYGRRIMPASAGRTTMCPTELGYDADLPPCLRLLPIETRLQPQALLEWRMVPEQWTRVDLDVNDPEQLAGAMEKVSEVLHVTRDEARALGFWHDDRPEDNPPVNAAGAVEVPRWRHALINMAHPLLRQGLVVLDTPGLNAIGAEPELTVNLIPQAQAVVFILGADTGVTKSDLTIWREHLATMEDSAGTRFVVLNKIDTLWDELSTPAQIEAQMTRQCAETAQTLALDGDQVLALSAQKGLLAKVRGDAALLAQSRLPNFEYLLGQQVLGARQSTLESAIRAGVARVRSDANRTIGVRRRELSEQMLELKGLRGKNHQVIRQMRARVEQEKADFDRSAASVLAVRSVHLKLLRDVFKLLGSSSIKRELAVLSTALREPGLKLGIKKSYTKGFDNLRGVIRQVQLLERDIHSMLNTSFRQLNTEYGFSLQAAEPPSMERFEKDLDAVERSHLQYLGVGNMVQLARPEFAEKLVRALLARVRSIFETALGEIELWNKSTSSQLDAQLRERRRAYGRRIEAIQRIQDAAGGLDLRLGEISDQEAALDAVAERLQTMSHELMGTRAGAGLRAERADEILVA; this is encoded by the coding sequence GTGGCGGTTGCAGGTTTCAACGAGCAGTTTGACAAGCATGGTGCGTGGCGCCGTGAGGTGGGCCTGCGCCTGAAGGTGCTGGCCGATTGGCTGCGCGAGCAACAGCTGCTGGACGATGGCGCGGACGAAAGCTTGCAGCGCTTGATCGAGCAGCTGCGCTCGGACAAAGTCATGGTGGCCTTCGTGGCCGAGTTTTCGCGCGGTAAGTCCGAGCTCATCAACGCCGTCTTTTTTGCCGGCTATGGCCGCCGCATCATGCCCGCCAGCGCCGGACGCACCACCATGTGCCCGACCGAGTTGGGCTACGACGCCGACTTGCCACCTTGCCTGCGCCTGTTGCCGATCGAGACGCGCCTGCAGCCGCAGGCCCTGCTGGAATGGCGCATGGTGCCCGAGCAGTGGACCCGCGTGGACCTGGACGTGAACGACCCCGAACAGCTGGCCGGTGCAATGGAGAAAGTCTCCGAAGTGCTGCACGTCACGCGCGATGAGGCGCGCGCGCTTGGTTTTTGGCACGACGACCGGCCCGAGGACAACCCGCCCGTCAACGCCGCTGGTGCCGTCGAGGTGCCGCGCTGGCGCCATGCCCTCATCAACATGGCGCACCCGCTGCTGCGCCAGGGCCTGGTGGTGCTTGACACGCCAGGCCTGAATGCCATCGGTGCCGAGCCGGAACTCACCGTGAACCTGATCCCGCAGGCGCAGGCGGTGGTTTTCATCCTGGGCGCCGACACCGGCGTGACCAAGTCCGACCTGACCATCTGGCGCGAGCACCTGGCCACCATGGAGGACAGTGCTGGCACGCGCTTTGTGGTGCTCAACAAGATCGACACGCTATGGGACGAGTTGAGCACGCCCGCGCAGATCGAGGCGCAGATGACCCGCCAGTGCGCCGAAACCGCTCAAACGCTGGCGCTTGATGGCGACCAGGTGCTGGCGTTGTCGGCACAAAAGGGCCTGCTGGCCAAGGTGCGCGGCGATGCGGCGCTGCTGGCGCAAAGCCGTTTGCCGAATTTCGAGTATCTGCTCGGCCAGCAGGTGCTGGGCGCGCGGCAATCGACGCTGGAGAGTGCCATTCGTGCTGGCGTGGCCCGTGTGCGGTCTGACGCCAACCGCACCATCGGTGTGCGCCGGCGCGAGCTGTCCGAGCAGATGCTGGAGCTCAAGGGCCTGCGCGGCAAGAACCACCAGGTCATCCGCCAGATGCGCGCGCGCGTCGAGCAGGAAAAAGCCGATTTCGACCGCAGCGCCGCCAGCGTGCTGGCCGTGCGCTCGGTGCACCTGAAGCTGCTGCGCGACGTGTTCAAGCTGCTCGGCAGCTCCTCCATCAAGCGCGAGCTGGCGGTACTCAGCACCGCGCTGCGCGAGCCGGGGCTGAAGCTCGGTATCAAGAAGTCCTACACCAAGGGTTTCGACAACTTGCGCGGCGTGATTCGCCAGGTGCAGCTGCTTGAGCGCGATATTCATTCCATGCTCAACACATCGTTTCGCCAGCTCAACACCGAATACGGCTTTTCCTTGCAGGCGGCCGAGCCACCGTCGATGGAGCGCTTCGAAAAAGATTTGGACGCCGTGGAGCGCAGCCACTTGCAATACCTGGGTGTGGGCAACATGGTGCAACTGGCGCGGCCTGAGTTCGCCGAAAAGCTGGTGCGCGCGCTGCTGGCGCGCGTGCGGTCCATCTTTGAGACGGCACTGGGCGAGATCGAGCTGTGGAACAAATCCACTTCCAGCCAGCTCGACGCGCAGCTGCGCGAGCGCCGCCGTGCCTACGGC